One Pseudonocardia sediminis DNA window includes the following coding sequences:
- a CDS encoding NAD(P)H-binding protein yields MKVLVAGASGFVGRRLCPALEAQGHEVLAMTRRPEAHTGPGRAVYGDVQDSDSLVTALAGCRAAYYLVHSLDDADFARRDDRAARAFADAAAEAGVGRIVYLGGLGDDRDDLSEHLRSRREVEQVLASTGVPVTTLRAGIIVGYGGISWEMTRQLVEHLPATICPRWVRTRTQPIAVADVVRYLLGVLDLPEAAGRTLDIGGPEVLAYLDMMRRVAVIEGRTMFVVPVPLLTPSLSSRWLSLVTDVDVPTGRSLIDSMSNEVVVRDDAIRRLVPFEPMSYDDAVLAALGERARAARS; encoded by the coding sequence GTGAAGGTCCTCGTCGCCGGGGCGTCCGGGTTCGTCGGACGACGCCTGTGCCCGGCGCTGGAGGCGCAGGGCCACGAGGTCCTCGCCATGACCCGCCGTCCGGAGGCCCACACCGGTCCCGGCCGGGCCGTCTACGGCGACGTGCAGGACTCCGACTCCCTCGTCACCGCGCTCGCCGGCTGCCGGGCCGCCTACTACCTGGTGCACTCGCTCGACGACGCCGACTTCGCCCGCCGCGACGACCGCGCGGCCCGCGCGTTCGCCGACGCCGCCGCGGAGGCCGGGGTGGGCCGGATCGTCTACCTGGGTGGCCTCGGCGACGACCGCGACGACCTGTCCGAGCACCTGCGCAGCCGCCGCGAGGTCGAGCAGGTCCTCGCCTCGACCGGCGTCCCGGTCACCACGCTGCGGGCCGGGATCATCGTCGGCTACGGCGGCATCTCCTGGGAGATGACCCGCCAGCTCGTCGAGCACCTGCCCGCCACGATCTGCCCGCGCTGGGTTCGGACGCGGACCCAGCCGATCGCGGTCGCCGACGTCGTCCGGTACCTGCTCGGGGTGCTCGACCTCCCCGAGGCGGCCGGGCGGACGCTGGACATCGGTGGCCCGGAGGTCCTGGCCTACCTGGACATGATGCGCCGCGTCGCCGTGATCGAGGGCCGCACCATGTTCGTGGTGCCGGTCCCGCTGCTCACCCCGAGCCTGTCGTCGCGGTGGCTCTCGCTCGTCACCGACGTCGACGTGCCGACCGGCCGGTCGCTGATCGACTCGATGAGCAACGAGGTCGTCGTCCGCGACGACGCGATCCGGCGTCTCGTGCCGTTCGAGCCGATGAGCTACGACGACGCGGTCCTGGCCGCGCTCGGCGAACGCGCGCGCGCGGCCCGTTCCTGA
- a CDS encoding GAF and ANTAR domain-containing protein: MSDTAPPGGAVTGTATDVMGREGLLISAFVGLADTLVDDYDVIDLLDRLAAASVELLAADAAGILLLDACDKLRVAASTDERSDWMELLQIEADEGPCVDCVRSGAAVSVTDLAGSAPRWPGFVAALAKRGTYGSVHALPLRLRGEAIGALNLFHTRPGPLPAADLALGQSLADVATIGILAERAVRRGEVVSEQLQSALNSRVIIEQAKGVLAQSGSLTMDTAFDRLRRHARDNNRRLSDVARGIVEGTVDTGEVLARPGRSPKRKA; the protein is encoded by the coding sequence GTGAGTGACACAGCACCCCCGGGCGGAGCGGTCACCGGGACGGCGACCGACGTGATGGGCCGGGAGGGGCTGCTCATCAGCGCGTTCGTCGGGCTGGCCGACACGCTGGTCGACGACTACGACGTCATCGACCTGCTCGACCGGCTGGCCGCCGCCAGCGTCGAGCTGCTCGCCGCCGACGCCGCCGGGATCCTGCTCCTCGACGCCTGCGACAAGCTCCGCGTCGCGGCCTCGACCGACGAGCGCAGCGACTGGATGGAGCTGCTCCAGATCGAGGCCGACGAGGGGCCGTGCGTGGACTGCGTCCGCTCCGGTGCGGCGGTCAGCGTGACCGACCTGGCCGGCAGCGCGCCCCGGTGGCCGGGCTTCGTCGCCGCGCTCGCGAAGCGGGGGACCTACGGCTCGGTGCACGCCCTGCCCCTGCGGCTGCGCGGTGAGGCGATCGGGGCGCTGAACCTGTTCCACACCCGGCCCGGCCCGCTGCCTGCGGCCGACCTCGCGCTCGGCCAGTCCCTGGCCGACGTCGCCACGATCGGGATCCTCGCCGAGCGGGCGGTGCGCCGTGGCGAGGTGGTCAGCGAGCAGCTGCAGTCCGCCCTGAACAGCCGGGTGATCATCGAGCAGGCCAAGGGGGTGCTCGCCCAGAGCGGGTCGCTGACCATGGACACCGCGTTCGACCGGCTCCGCCGTCACGCCCGCGACAACAACCGGCGGCTGAGCGACGTCGCCCGCGGGATCGTCGAGGGCACCGTCGACACCGGCGAGGTGCTGGCCCGGCCCGGCCGGTCCCCGAAGCGGAAAGCGTGA
- a CDS encoding WhiB family transcriptional regulator, with protein MADIRRLPVPVTDIWNWQMRAACRNLDSAVFFHPEKERGPTRVRRERLAKQVCAGCPVREQCREHALAVREPYGVWGGLSETERTAIHRSSIRSVDGPGDEIPAGPGDEIPDEPAGAVAAVRGPLVR; from the coding sequence ATGGCCGATATCCGCCGCCTCCCCGTGCCGGTCACCGACATCTGGAACTGGCAGATGCGTGCCGCGTGCCGGAATCTGGACAGCGCGGTCTTCTTCCACCCCGAGAAGGAACGCGGACCGACCCGCGTGCGCCGGGAACGACTCGCCAAGCAGGTCTGCGCCGGATGCCCCGTGCGCGAGCAGTGCCGCGAGCACGCGCTGGCCGTGCGGGAGCCGTACGGGGTGTGGGGCGGTCTGAGCGAGACCGAACGGACCGCCATCCACCGATCCTCCATCCGGTCCGTCGACGGTCCCGGCGACGAGATCCCCGCCGGTCCCGGCGACGAGATCCCCGACGAGCCCGCCGGCGCGGTGGCCGCGGTCCGCGGTCCCCTGGTCCGCTGA
- a CDS encoding GAF and ANTAR domain-containing protein has translation MSNGREPQVIDAFLALTDTLVSDFDALDLLTTLAESSVDLLDVSAAGIILTDLNTGGLSVAAASSERSRLLEVFAVAVDDGPCVDCVRSGEPVSSHDLTYDATRWPRFAAGAASAGFRAVHALPMKLRGDVIGALTLLHTDPHTLAGPDDRLGQALADAATIGLLHERAVRRAETLAEQLQGALNSRVIIEQAKGRVAQHDDISPDEAFTVLRRHSREHNLRLTELCRNVVDGATDPATLSR, from the coding sequence ATGAGCAACGGCCGTGAACCCCAGGTCATCGACGCCTTCCTGGCGCTGACCGACACCCTGGTCTCGGACTTCGACGCCCTGGACCTGTTGACCACCCTGGCCGAGAGCAGCGTCGACCTGCTCGACGTCTCCGCGGCCGGGATCATCCTCACCGACCTCAACACCGGCGGGCTCTCGGTGGCCGCCGCGTCCTCGGAACGGTCCCGGCTCCTCGAGGTGTTCGCGGTGGCCGTCGACGACGGGCCGTGCGTCGACTGCGTCCGCAGCGGTGAGCCCGTGAGCTCACACGACCTGACCTACGACGCCACCCGCTGGCCACGCTTCGCCGCCGGCGCTGCGTCGGCGGGCTTCCGCGCCGTGCACGCGCTGCCGATGAAGCTGCGCGGTGACGTCATCGGTGCGCTGACCCTGCTGCACACCGACCCGCACACGCTCGCCGGACCGGACGACCGTCTGGGCCAGGCGCTGGCCGACGCCGCCACGATCGGCCTGCTGCACGAGCGTGCGGTGCGCCGGGCCGAGACGCTCGCCGAGCAGCTGCAGGGCGCGCTGAACAGCCGGGTGATCATCGAGCAGGCGAAGGGCAGGGTCGCCCAGCACGACGACATCTCGCCCGACGAGGCGTTCACGGTCCTGCGCCGTCACTCCCGGGAGCACAACCTGCGGCTGACGGAGCTGTGCCGCAACGTCGTCGACGGCGCGACGGACCCGGCCACCTTGTCCCGGTGA
- a CDS encoding GAF and ANTAR domain-containing protein, translating to MSGDGTDHDRDEDRRRRLLDLMTAGAGEPSDGRARLGRVCALAVSEVGVSGAGITVMAGLAGGLAGSRDQLWATGPVARRLEALQLTAGEGPCLDAYASGAPVLVGDLGQDTSRWLGFTPEALQAGAAAVFSLPLQVGAVRLGTLDLHRDTTGPLTRGQFADALVLAGLATEVLLELTVSGPDVGSDAAAVPVGVGPSTPEENGTAGATADMGWLPGVHAEVHQASGMVSGAEGIGVDRALLRIRAHAFAHSEPIEQVARRIVDRELILDPDDGGPTRPGVEEDR from the coding sequence GTGAGCGGCGACGGCACCGACCACGACCGCGACGAGGACCGGCGACGCCGGCTCCTCGACCTGATGACCGCCGGGGCGGGCGAGCCGTCCGACGGCCGGGCCCGGCTGGGCCGGGTGTGCGCGCTGGCGGTCTCCGAGGTGGGGGTCAGCGGCGCCGGGATCACGGTGATGGCCGGGCTGGCCGGTGGCCTGGCCGGGAGCCGGGACCAGCTGTGGGCCACCGGCCCGGTGGCCCGCCGGCTGGAGGCGCTGCAGCTCACGGCCGGCGAGGGCCCCTGCCTGGACGCCTACGCGTCGGGGGCGCCGGTGCTCGTCGGCGACCTGGGCCAGGACACGTCGAGGTGGCTCGGCTTCACGCCGGAGGCGTTGCAGGCCGGGGCCGCGGCGGTGTTCTCGCTCCCGTTGCAGGTCGGCGCGGTCCGGCTGGGCACGCTGGACCTACACCGGGACACGACCGGGCCGCTGACCCGCGGGCAGTTCGCCGACGCGCTGGTGCTGGCCGGGCTGGCCACCGAGGTCCTCCTCGAGCTCACGGTCTCCGGGCCGGACGTCGGCTCCGACGCTGCGGCCGTTCCCGTCGGTGTGGGACCGTCGACACCGGAGGAGAACGGCACCGCGGGTGCCACAGCTGACATGGGGTGGCTGCCCGGGGTGCACGCAGAGGTCCACCAGGCCTCCGGGATGGTCTCGGGCGCCGAGGGGATCGGCGTGGACAGGGCACTGCTGCGGATCCGGGCCCACGCGTTCGCCCACAGCGAGCCGATCGAGCAGGTGGCGCGCCGGATCGTCGACCGCGAACTGATCCTGGACCCGGACGACGGCGGGCCCACCCGGCCCGGCGTGGAGGAGGACCGATGA
- a CDS encoding acyl-CoA desaturase translates to MVTITEPVPPGAPAAPPAKAPAPSKPVLDGRRPPVEAALVYAFTLIPMIALVAAVPLAWGWGLSWLDVGLAAGFYLVSALGVTVGFHRYFTHRAFKANRALRVGLAVAGSLALQGDVITWVADHRRHHAFADKDGDPHSPWLHGDGPAGLTRGMFHAHLGWLFERDRTNAARFTPDLLSDRDVARVARLFPLLTVASLTAPALIGGLVTMSWWGAVTALFWAGLVRVAVLHHVTWSINSICHMLGDRPFEARSKATNFWPLAVLSMGESWHNLHHADPTCARHGAVPGQIDPSARVIAAFEKLGWATEVRWPTTARMNRLREVAAQSG, encoded by the coding sequence ATCGTGACGATCACCGAACCCGTCCCCCCGGGCGCACCGGCGGCACCACCGGCGAAGGCCCCCGCCCCGTCGAAGCCCGTCCTCGACGGGCGCCGGCCTCCGGTCGAGGCCGCACTCGTCTACGCCTTCACACTGATCCCGATGATCGCCCTGGTCGCAGCCGTGCCGCTGGCCTGGGGATGGGGTCTGAGCTGGCTCGACGTCGGTCTCGCGGCCGGCTTCTACCTGGTGTCCGCGCTGGGCGTCACCGTCGGCTTCCACCGGTACTTCACCCACCGCGCCTTCAAGGCGAACCGAGCCCTGCGCGTCGGGCTCGCGGTCGCCGGGAGCCTCGCGCTGCAGGGCGACGTCATCACCTGGGTGGCCGACCACCGCCGCCACCACGCCTTCGCCGACAAGGACGGCGACCCGCACTCGCCGTGGCTGCACGGCGACGGACCGGCCGGGCTCACCAGGGGCATGTTCCACGCCCACCTGGGCTGGCTGTTCGAGCGGGACCGCACGAACGCCGCCCGCTTCACCCCGGATCTGCTCTCCGACCGCGACGTCGCCCGGGTCGCCCGGCTGTTCCCGCTGCTGACGGTCGCGAGCCTCACCGCGCCGGCACTCATCGGCGGCCTGGTCACGATGTCCTGGTGGGGTGCGGTGACCGCACTGTTCTGGGCCGGACTCGTCCGGGTCGCGGTACTGCACCACGTCACCTGGTCGATCAACTCGATCTGCCACATGCTCGGCGACCGTCCGTTCGAGGCCCGCAGCAAGGCCACCAACTTCTGGCCGCTCGCGGTCCTGTCGATGGGCGAGTCGTGGCACAACCTGCACCACGCCGACCCCACGTGCGCCCGCCACGGCGCCGTGCCCGGCCAGATCGACCCGTCGGCCCGCGTCATCGCGGCGTTCGAGAAGCTCGGCTGGGCCACCGAGGTCCGCTGGCCCACGACCGCACGGATGAACCGTCTGCGGGAAGTGGCCGCACAGTCCGGCTGA